A genomic segment from Lemur catta isolate mLemCat1 chromosome 9, mLemCat1.pri, whole genome shotgun sequence encodes:
- the NIPA2 gene encoding magnesium transporter NIPA2 isoform X1 — translation MSQERGKYDFYIGLGLAMSSSIFIGGSFILKKKGLLRLARKGSMRAGQGGHAYLKEWLWWAGLLSMGAGEVANFAAYAFAPATLVTPLGALSVLVSAILSSYFLSERLNLHGKIGCLLSILGSTVMVIHAPKEEEIETLNEMSHKLGDPGFVVFATLVVIVALILIFVVGPRHGQTNILVYITICSVIGAFSVSCVKGLGIAIKELFAGKPVLQRPLAWLLVLSLVVCVSTQINYLNKALDIFNTSLVTPIYYVFFTTSVLTCSAILFKEWQDMPVDDVIGTLSGFFTIIVGIFLLHAFKDVSFGLANLPVSFRKDEKAMNGNLSNMYEVLNNNEESLTCGIEQHNGENISRRNGNMAAF, via the exons ATGAGCCAGGAGCGTGGAAAATATGACTTTTATATTGGTCTGGGATTGGCAATGAGCTCCAGCATTTTCATTGGAGGaagtttcattttgaaaaaaaaaggtcTTCTGCGACTTGCTAGAAAAGGCTCTATGAGAGCAG GTCAAGGTGGCCATGCATATCTTAAAGAATGGTTGTGGTGGGCTGGACTGCTGTCAA TGGGAGCTGGCGAGGTGGCCAACTTCGCTGCATACGCATTTGCACCAGCCACGCTCGTGACTCCACTAGGAGCTCTCAGCGTCCTAGTGAG tGCCATTCTTTCTTCGTACTTTCTAAGTGAAAGACTTAATCTTCATGGGAAAATTGGGTGTTTGCTAAGTATTCTAGGATCCACAGTTATGGTCATTCATGCTCCCAAAGAAGAGGAGATTGAGACTTTAAATGAAATGTCTCATAAGCTGGGTGATCCAG GTTTTGTAGTCTTTGCAACACTTGTGGTCATCGTGGCCTTGATACTAATCTTCGTGGTGGGTCCTCGCCATGGACAGACAAACATCCTTGTGTACATAACAATCTGCTCTGTAATTGGGGCATTTTCCGTGTCCTGTGTGAAGGGCCTGGGCATCGCCATCAAGGAGCTATTTGCTGGGAAGCCTGTGCTGCAGCGCCCCCTGGCCTGGCTGCTGGTGCTGAGCCTGGTGGTCTGCGTGAGCACCCAGATCAACTACCTGAACAAGGCCCTGGACATATTCAACACATCCCTCGTGACGCCAATATATTACGTGTTCTTCACAACATCAGTTTTAACTTGTTCAGCTATTCTTTTTAAGGAGTGGCAAGATATGCCTGTTGACGATGTCATTGGTACTTTGAGTGGCTTCTTTACAATCATTGTGGGGATATTCTTGTTGCATGCCTTTAAAGACGTCAGCTTTGGTCTCGCAAATCTGCCTGTGTCTTTTCGGAAAGACGAAAAAGCAATGAATGGCAATCTGTCTAATATGTATGAAGTTcttaataataatgaagaaagcTTAACCTGTGGAATTGAACAACACAATGGTGAAAATATTTCTCGAAGAAATGGAAATATGGCAGCTTTTTAA
- the NIPA2 gene encoding magnesium transporter NIPA2 isoform X2, translating into MSQERGKYDFYIGLGLAMSSSIFIGGSFILKKKGLLRLARKGSMRAVGAGEVANFAAYAFAPATLVTPLGALSVLVSAILSSYFLSERLNLHGKIGCLLSILGSTVMVIHAPKEEEIETLNEMSHKLGDPGFVVFATLVVIVALILIFVVGPRHGQTNILVYITICSVIGAFSVSCVKGLGIAIKELFAGKPVLQRPLAWLLVLSLVVCVSTQINYLNKALDIFNTSLVTPIYYVFFTTSVLTCSAILFKEWQDMPVDDVIGTLSGFFTIIVGIFLLHAFKDVSFGLANLPVSFRKDEKAMNGNLSNMYEVLNNNEESLTCGIEQHNGENISRRNGNMAAF; encoded by the exons ATGAGCCAGGAGCGTGGAAAATATGACTTTTATATTGGTCTGGGATTGGCAATGAGCTCCAGCATTTTCATTGGAGGaagtttcattttgaaaaaaaaaggtcTTCTGCGACTTGCTAGAAAAGGCTCTATGAGAGCAG TGGGAGCTGGCGAGGTGGCCAACTTCGCTGCATACGCATTTGCACCAGCCACGCTCGTGACTCCACTAGGAGCTCTCAGCGTCCTAGTGAG tGCCATTCTTTCTTCGTACTTTCTAAGTGAAAGACTTAATCTTCATGGGAAAATTGGGTGTTTGCTAAGTATTCTAGGATCCACAGTTATGGTCATTCATGCTCCCAAAGAAGAGGAGATTGAGACTTTAAATGAAATGTCTCATAAGCTGGGTGATCCAG GTTTTGTAGTCTTTGCAACACTTGTGGTCATCGTGGCCTTGATACTAATCTTCGTGGTGGGTCCTCGCCATGGACAGACAAACATCCTTGTGTACATAACAATCTGCTCTGTAATTGGGGCATTTTCCGTGTCCTGTGTGAAGGGCCTGGGCATCGCCATCAAGGAGCTATTTGCTGGGAAGCCTGTGCTGCAGCGCCCCCTGGCCTGGCTGCTGGTGCTGAGCCTGGTGGTCTGCGTGAGCACCCAGATCAACTACCTGAACAAGGCCCTGGACATATTCAACACATCCCTCGTGACGCCAATATATTACGTGTTCTTCACAACATCAGTTTTAACTTGTTCAGCTATTCTTTTTAAGGAGTGGCAAGATATGCCTGTTGACGATGTCATTGGTACTTTGAGTGGCTTCTTTACAATCATTGTGGGGATATTCTTGTTGCATGCCTTTAAAGACGTCAGCTTTGGTCTCGCAAATCTGCCTGTGTCTTTTCGGAAAGACGAAAAAGCAATGAATGGCAATCTGTCTAATATGTATGAAGTTcttaataataatgaagaaagcTTAACCTGTGGAATTGAACAACACAATGGTGAAAATATTTCTCGAAGAAATGGAAATATGGCAGCTTTTTAA